The following DNA comes from Luteitalea sp..
ACGCGATATGGCGATAGCGGTACTCGAGCGACTGGTGAAACATTCGATCGCCGCCGGTCGGAGCGATGTCGAACTTGTTCCAGCCGCGAAGCGTCGACGAATCCCCGAGCGAAAACCGCTCGAACAGCGGCGCGCGGCCGGTGATGCGACCCACGGCGAGGCCTGCTATCACGGCGCTCTTCCCGCGCTCGTACTGGTAGTCGACCTGGCCGACGTGCCGCGTGTAAACGAGATCGCTGTCGAGCTCGCTCGTTGCGGATCGCCACTCGTAGCTCGCGGCCAGGTTTTGGCTGTCGACTCGTCGTTGTTTCCAGCGTTGGTCGTAGGCAATAGAGGCAACCACCGCGTTCGCCTTCTGAGATTCCGGGGAGCGAGACAGCGACTCCAGCTCGGAGACGCTGGCTCCGGCCGTGATTCGCACATGCGGGCTGAAGGCGAACGTGACCGTCGGCTCGACGGTCAGGCGCTCGCGATAGGCCTCCGGGATGCGCGGATCGGCCGCGAGTGCCGCAAGCGTGTCGGGGTGCCAGGTCTGACGGAGGCGAGACACCTCGAGGCTGGCGCCGAGCCGTTCGGTGACGAGCTCTCGGCTTTCGAGGCGCACTCGAAAGCCCGAGTAGTCCTCGATCAGATCGTCGCCGTTGCTGAACACGAAACCTACCGTGGCGCGATGGCGCCGCCCGCCATTCGAGATGTCCAGCACACCGCTCCATTTCTGATCCGCGTGATAGACGAGCTTCGACCTCGACGGCCTGAAGGGAATCCAGGGCTCCTCGCGCTGTCCGACTTCGAAGACGACACGGATGCGGCCCGGCTGACTCCCCCGCGCAATGTGTCTCGTCACCCTATAGTCAGGTAGCTCGGCCGCCAGCCATTTCTCGAGCCGTTTGGCCTCGTCTGAGTCGAGGCGCGTGCCGACGAGCGACTGCAGATCGTCGCGCAGCTGCCGACTGACCTTCCTCTCGGAAATGCCTGAGATCTCTACGCTCTCGACCGTGTACCGCGCGTTGATGTTCAACATGAGGTCCCGCGCGTCGCTGATTCGTTCGAGGAAGAAGGTGACGCGGACCTGACCGTCCGGCTGCACCAGTGTCCGCACGGTCGCGACGACGTCGGGATTCTCGGCTTCGATCCGCATGGCCAGGGCATCGAGTCGCTCGCGATGTAGCCTTTCTCCGACGAGCGCGTTGATATCATCTCGAAGCTTTGGGCTCAGCAAGTTCAAGTCCGACCCCGACACGTCGACTGATTTGATGAGCGCGCCTTCCGGCATCTCGGTCTCCTGGGCGCTGGCGCCAAAAACCGGCAGGCCGAGGAGGA
Coding sequences within:
- a CDS encoding BamA/TamA family outer membrane protein; the encoded protein is MRTLEAPKVRQVSVAGRGPAGARPARTLALMLILLGLPVFGASAQETEMPEGALIKSVDVSGSDLNLLSPKLRDDINALVGERLHRERLDALAMRIEAENPDVVATVRTLVQPDGQVRVTFFLERISDARDLMLNINARYTVESVEISGISERKVSRQLRDDLQSLVGTRLDSDEAKRLEKWLAAELPDYRVTRHIARGSQPGRIRVVFEVGQREEPWIPFRPSRSKLVYHADQKWSGVLDISNGGRRHRATVGFVFSNGDDLIEDYSGFRVRLESRELVTERLGASLEVSRLRQTWHPDTLAALAADPRIPEAYRERLTVEPTVTFAFSPHVRITAGASVSELESLSRSPESQKANAVVASIAYDQRWKQRRVDSQNLAASYEWRSATSELDSDLVYTRHVGQVDYQYERGKSAVIAGLAVGRITGRAPLFERFSLGDSSTLRGWNKFDIAPTGGDRMFHQSLEYRYRHIAWFLDTGSVWDPDAEMKVRFSTGFGYHTDNTFLTVGFPLNASEVTATFMMGVRF